A single window of Streptomyces xanthii DNA harbors:
- a CDS encoding aldehyde dehydrogenase family protein — MTATHAFWLAGRQATGTETFDVTNSYDNRVVGTVSIATEAQVEEAVAAAHAVVDEFAATPAHVRATALDHVAKRLAERTEELAQLISAENGKPIKWARGEVGRAVSVFRWAAEEARRFNSGEAQRLDTDGGGVGRLALTRRIPKGVVLGIAPFNFPLNLSAHKVAPAIAVGAPIILKPAPSTPISSLVLGEILAETDLPAGSWSVLTVPNDRMPALVQDERLPVISFTGSDKVGFAIQESVPHKHCTLELGGNAAAVVLGDWSSEEDLDWAATRIATFSNYQGGQSCISVQRVIADATVYDRLLPKIVAAVEAQVTGDPTDDATDVGPLVDENAAKRVESWVDEAVAAGAKLLAGGKREGASYAPTVLTELPEDVTLARAEVFGPVLTVAKVDGEAEAFAAVNDSDFGLQAGVFTHDLQTAFRAHRALEVGGVIIGDVPSYRADQMPYGGAKKSGVGREGVKYAMDDYTYERVLVLTGLAL; from the coding sequence ATGACCGCCACCCACGCCTTCTGGCTCGCCGGCCGCCAGGCCACCGGCACCGAGACGTTCGACGTCACCAACTCCTACGACAACCGCGTCGTGGGCACCGTCTCCATCGCCACCGAGGCCCAGGTCGAGGAGGCCGTCGCGGCCGCCCACGCCGTCGTGGACGAGTTCGCCGCCACCCCGGCCCACGTCCGTGCCACCGCCCTGGACCACGTGGCGAAGCGCCTGGCCGAGCGCACCGAGGAGCTCGCGCAGCTGATCTCGGCCGAGAACGGCAAGCCGATCAAGTGGGCCCGCGGCGAGGTCGGCCGTGCCGTCTCCGTGTTCCGCTGGGCCGCCGAGGAGGCCCGCCGCTTCAACAGCGGTGAGGCCCAGCGCCTGGACACCGACGGTGGCGGCGTCGGCCGGCTCGCGCTCACCCGCCGCATCCCCAAGGGCGTCGTCCTGGGCATCGCGCCGTTCAACTTCCCGCTGAACCTGAGCGCCCACAAGGTCGCCCCGGCCATCGCCGTCGGTGCCCCCATCATCCTCAAGCCGGCCCCGTCCACCCCGATCTCCTCCCTCGTCCTGGGCGAGATCCTGGCCGAGACCGACCTGCCGGCCGGCTCCTGGTCCGTCCTGACCGTGCCGAACGACCGGATGCCCGCCCTCGTCCAGGACGAGCGCCTCCCGGTCATCTCCTTCACCGGCTCCGACAAGGTCGGCTTCGCCATCCAGGAGTCGGTGCCGCACAAGCACTGCACCCTGGAGCTCGGCGGCAACGCCGCGGCCGTCGTCCTCGGCGACTGGTCCTCCGAGGAGGACCTGGACTGGGCGGCGACCCGCATCGCCACCTTCTCCAACTACCAGGGCGGCCAGTCCTGCATCTCCGTGCAGCGCGTCATCGCCGACGCCACCGTGTACGACCGGCTGCTGCCGAAGATCGTCGCGGCCGTCGAGGCGCAGGTCACCGGTGACCCGACCGACGACGCCACGGACGTCGGCCCGCTCGTCGACGAGAACGCCGCCAAGCGCGTCGAGTCCTGGGTCGACGAGGCCGTCGCGGCCGGCGCCAAGCTGCTCGCCGGCGGCAAGCGCGAGGGCGCCTCGTACGCCCCGACCGTCCTCACCGAGCTGCCCGAGGACGTCACCCTGGCCCGCGCCGAGGTCTTCGGCCCGGTCCTCACGGTCGCGAAGGTCGACGGCGAGGCCGAGGCGTTCGCCGCGGTCAACGACTCGGACTTCGGCCTCCAGGCGGGTGTCTTCACCCACGACCTGCAGACCGCGTTCCGCGCCCACCGCGCCCTCGAGGTCGGCGGCGTGATCATCGGCGACGTCCCGTCCTACCGCGCCGACCAGATGCCGTACGGCGGCGCCAAGAAGTCCGGCGTCGGCCGCGAGGGCGTCAAGTACGCGATGGACGACTACACCTACGAGCGCGTCCTGGTCCTGACGGGCCTCGCCCTCTAG
- a CDS encoding PucR family transcriptional regulator: MPPTLASLVHHSALKLTVRAGEERLDTPVRWAHVSELADPVPYMEGGELLLITALKLDAEDPEAMRRYVKRLVGAGVVGLGFAVGVNYDDVPQALVDAAQSEGLPLLAVPPRTPFIAISKAVSAAIAADQYRAVTSGFAAQRELTKQALNEGPEGLLAVLAAQVDGWAALYDASGAVVAAAPEWAGRRAARLTPDVERLRERPAPASAVVASGSDDRIELHSIGTGRGPRAALAVGTAATLGTAERYALHSAIALLTLTTERSRALHAAEQRIGSAVLRMLLAGEPDHARAVAGGLYGALLDAPFRMVLAEAVAPPPTGVAASGDTPAGTAALLAEAVTGAGEDPLSALADIVESAAARAGEAVLVVPDGGRLVLLAADGGAAVEACVRYAEALEAMRAEAVRAEGSTGEEPVIGFSAPSGPIAAAGAFKQAEQALSVARRRGRILVEHEDVVAGSVLPLLADDAVLAFADGLLRALRDHDATGRGDLVASLRAWLSRHGQWDAAAADLGVHRHTLRYRMRRVEEILGRSLDDPDVRMELWLALKATGS, translated from the coding sequence ATGCCGCCCACGCTCGCCTCGCTCGTCCACCACTCGGCGCTCAAGCTCACCGTGCGCGCGGGCGAGGAACGCCTGGACACACCCGTCCGCTGGGCCCACGTCAGCGAGCTCGCCGACCCCGTCCCCTACATGGAGGGCGGCGAGCTCCTGCTCATCACCGCCCTCAAGCTGGACGCCGAGGACCCCGAGGCGATGCGGCGGTACGTCAAGCGGCTCGTCGGCGCCGGCGTCGTCGGCCTCGGCTTCGCGGTCGGCGTCAACTACGACGACGTGCCGCAGGCCCTGGTCGACGCCGCCCAGAGCGAGGGCCTGCCCCTGCTCGCGGTCCCGCCGCGCACCCCGTTCATCGCCATCAGCAAGGCCGTCTCCGCGGCCATCGCCGCCGACCAGTACCGCGCCGTCACCTCCGGCTTCGCCGCCCAGCGCGAACTCACCAAGCAGGCCCTGAACGAAGGCCCCGAGGGCCTCCTCGCCGTCCTCGCCGCCCAGGTCGACGGCTGGGCCGCCCTCTACGACGCGTCCGGCGCCGTCGTCGCCGCCGCGCCCGAATGGGCCGGCCGCCGCGCCGCCCGCCTCACCCCCGACGTGGAACGGCTGCGGGAGCGGCCCGCGCCCGCCAGCGCCGTCGTCGCCTCCGGCAGCGACGACCGCATCGAACTGCACTCCATCGGCACCGGCCGCGGACCGCGCGCCGCGCTCGCCGTCGGCACCGCCGCCACCCTCGGCACCGCCGAGCGCTACGCCCTGCACTCCGCGATCGCCCTCCTCACCCTCACCACCGAGCGCTCCCGCGCCCTGCACGCCGCCGAGCAGCGCATCGGCTCCGCCGTGCTCCGGATGCTGCTCGCCGGCGAACCCGACCACGCGCGAGCCGTCGCCGGCGGCCTGTACGGGGCGCTGCTCGACGCGCCGTTCCGCATGGTGCTCGCCGAGGCCGTCGCACCGCCGCCCACCGGGGTCGCGGCGAGCGGCGACACCCCGGCCGGCACGGCCGCACTCCTCGCGGAAGCCGTCACCGGCGCCGGCGAGGACCCCCTCTCCGCACTCGCCGACATCGTGGAGTCCGCCGCCGCGCGGGCCGGCGAGGCGGTGCTCGTCGTGCCCGACGGCGGTCGGCTCGTGCTACTCGCCGCCGACGGGGGCGCGGCCGTCGAGGCGTGCGTGCGGTACGCGGAGGCGCTGGAGGCCATGCGGGCCGAGGCGGTGCGCGCCGAGGGGTCGACGGGGGAGGAGCCCGTGATCGGCTTCTCCGCGCCGTCCGGGCCGATCGCCGCCGCCGGCGCCTTCAAACAGGCCGAACAGGCCCTGTCCGTCGCCCGCCGGCGCGGCCGCATCCTCGTCGAGCACGAGGACGTCGTCGCCGGGTCCGTGCTGCCGCTGCTGGCCGACGACGCGGTGCTGGCGTTCGCGGACGGGCTCCTGCGGGCCCTGCGCGACCACGACGCGACGGGCCGCGGCGATCTCGTCGCCTCGCTGCGGGCCTGGCTGTCCCGGCACGGCCAGTGGGACGCGGCGGCCGCCGATCTCGGCGTCCACCGCCACACCCTGCGCTACCGCATGCGCCGCGTCGAGGAGATCCTCGGCCGCTCCCTCGACGACCCGGACGTCCGCATGGAGCTGTGGCTCGCGCTGAAGGCGACCGGTTCGTAG